The Candidatus Eremiobacteraceae bacterium genome contains a region encoding:
- a CDS encoding cytochrome c biogenesis protein CcdA — MNTVMDYTNIYAVTDKLGDAVSDNLGLAIVLMALGGILSSLSPSSVPRMVAIANYAGNVAKSPGQAAMLSLVFIAGICVVYSGVGALAGSFGALLTMTGFLYYFTAALCLIMGLSMIRLIEIPIKMPFSDALTHAGRGWMGAFLLGFGFAFLIAPDATPFMIAALAVTTFKGKLLLGSLLMFAFGVGHGIPVFFVGLFAPWYMNSPRVKKWHLAAEMAAGYVLVFLALFFAVIA; from the coding sequence TTGAACACCGTCATGGACTATACGAATATCTACGCCGTGACCGATAAGCTCGGCGATGCGGTCTCCGACAATCTCGGACTTGCCATCGTACTGATGGCGTTGGGCGGCATCTTGAGTTCCCTGAGCCCGTCGAGCGTGCCGCGCATGGTCGCGATCGCGAACTACGCGGGCAACGTCGCCAAATCGCCCGGGCAAGCGGCGATGCTCTCGCTCGTGTTCATCGCCGGCATCTGCGTGGTGTACAGCGGCGTCGGCGCCCTCGCCGGATCGTTCGGCGCGCTGTTGACGATGACGGGGTTTCTGTACTACTTCACCGCCGCGCTCTGCCTGATCATGGGCCTGTCGATGATCAGGTTGATCGAGATCCCGATAAAAATGCCGTTTTCCGACGCACTCACGCACGCCGGCCGCGGCTGGATGGGCGCGTTCCTGCTCGGCTTCGGATTCGCGTTTCTCATCGCGCCGGATGCGACGCCGTTCATGATCGCTGCGCTGGCCGTGACGACATTCAAGGGGAAGCTCTTGCTCGGATCGCTGCTCATGTTCGCGTTCGGCGTGGGCCACGGCATCCCGGTGTTCTTCGTCGGGCTCTTCGCGCCGTGGTACATGAACAGCCCGCGCGTTAAGAAGTGGCATCTGGCGGCCGAGATGGCGGCCGGCTACGTCCTGGTCTTCCTCGCGCTGTTCTTTGCGGTGATCGCGTGA
- a CDS encoding TonB-dependent receptor: MNRISKCIFMLSLAAQLAIVAAPALAASTVLTGVVTAAGAPVANAQVTAAGNNVSQKTRTDTAGRFAFPNLAPGSYLVTATGSGGEVSTALDLPASGADITLKLEAKNLGVISVTAPPPIRKSGTDVTLNRQALSRSPAAGSMSELLIQLPGAARGANGVVHINGDHGDINYVVDGVSVPQELNRDIGSEINPNDISFIDVLEGAYPAQYGERFASVLNINTRNSVGTAGYTEAIDAGSFGLFDTTLGYQSPVGAGSLVAAFRDNVTQRGLDPPNPDSPHNNASDANQFVRYTLPRGNDYINFTLSHAYQTFQIPLDLTGGQPLTSDDNETQDDLFTSVQMRHAIGDRGSLSYGFGFKHSHIRDFGDPGNDWTYGENLWSAGGGASTDCANALTIPNYANGTCAYSLSGDRTATDYKFNLDNALSSGKHEVSWGGLYDIAHIAKTFGVTLQPGNFLSPLYTPLTPDAPFPVVDSSPNSGHTEAVYLQDSWHMGTAYQLDYGLRGDAFQLQSTQFDRGFSMISPRVKLTKILSPRASVYGYYGRFFTPFSFENVSPQAAQLLDLPLQQQVAAFDLKPQRDSDYEFGGHLPVGSGELGLRVMWKNATDLIDDTQVGVTLLHQDINYQLGRIATQSAYYQAPLSRQGRLYFSLNHTYSVNKGCETQLLAPCFGSPTDWTPADHEQRWGATSGAVLNNDRGGWLSLDGEYGSGLSSAACPPGTPGFCKYSPHITFDAEKGIALNSDVKLTLRVRNVLNHEYLITYLNAQGNHYYTGRSFDAGLEFGGH, from the coding sequence ATGAATCGCATTTCGAAATGTATTTTTATGCTGTCGTTGGCGGCACAGCTCGCCATAGTGGCCGCACCGGCACTCGCGGCGAGCACCGTCCTCACTGGGGTCGTTACTGCTGCGGGCGCTCCCGTGGCGAACGCACAAGTCACCGCAGCAGGTAACAACGTATCGCAGAAGACGCGGACCGATACCGCCGGCCGCTTCGCGTTCCCAAATCTCGCGCCAGGTTCGTATCTCGTGACTGCGACAGGCAGCGGCGGCGAGGTTTCAACCGCTCTCGATCTGCCTGCCTCCGGCGCCGATATAACGCTCAAGCTTGAGGCGAAGAACCTCGGTGTGATCTCGGTAACGGCGCCGCCGCCCATTCGCAAGTCCGGAACCGATGTGACGCTGAACAGACAAGCGTTAAGCCGGTCGCCTGCGGCCGGAAGCATGTCCGAGCTGCTGATCCAATTGCCCGGCGCAGCCCGGGGCGCGAACGGGGTCGTGCACATCAACGGCGATCACGGCGATATCAACTACGTCGTCGACGGCGTCTCGGTCCCGCAGGAACTTAACCGAGACATTGGCTCGGAGATAAACCCGAACGACATCTCCTTCATCGACGTCTTGGAGGGTGCATACCCGGCTCAATACGGTGAACGGTTCGCATCCGTGCTGAACATCAACACGCGGAACAGCGTCGGCACAGCCGGATACACGGAGGCTATAGACGCCGGATCGTTTGGCCTATTCGACACCACGCTCGGCTATCAGAGTCCGGTTGGGGCCGGGTCACTCGTCGCTGCCTTTCGCGACAACGTCACGCAGCGTGGTCTCGATCCGCCGAATCCCGATTCGCCGCACAACAACGCGAGCGACGCGAATCAGTTCGTGCGCTACACGCTGCCGCGCGGTAACGACTACATCAACTTCACCCTCTCGCATGCATATCAGACGTTTCAGATCCCGCTGGATCTCACCGGCGGTCAGCCACTCACTTCGGATGACAACGAGACGCAAGACGACTTGTTCACCTCGGTGCAGATGCGTCACGCGATCGGCGATCGCGGCTCGCTCTCGTACGGTTTCGGCTTCAAGCACTCGCATATCCGCGACTTCGGCGACCCGGGCAACGACTGGACCTACGGTGAGAATCTTTGGTCTGCCGGTGGCGGCGCATCGACCGACTGTGCGAACGCACTCACGATCCCGAATTATGCCAACGGAACCTGCGCGTATTCCCTGTCGGGCGACCGCACCGCCACCGACTACAAATTCAACCTCGACAACGCCCTCTCGAGCGGAAAACACGAAGTGAGTTGGGGTGGTCTGTACGATATCGCCCACATCGCAAAGACGTTTGGCGTCACGCTGCAGCCGGGAAACTTCCTCTCCCCGCTCTACACGCCGCTCACCCCCGACGCGCCGTTTCCCGTCGTCGACAGTTCGCCGAACAGCGGCCATACCGAGGCGGTCTATCTCCAGGATAGCTGGCACATGGGGACCGCGTACCAACTGGACTATGGGCTGCGCGGGGACGCATTTCAATTGCAGTCGACGCAGTTCGACCGCGGATTCTCGATGATCAGTCCGCGCGTGAAATTGACGAAGATCCTGAGTCCGCGCGCGAGCGTCTACGGATACTACGGCCGGTTCTTCACCCCGTTCTCTTTTGAGAACGTGTCGCCGCAAGCGGCGCAACTACTGGATCTGCCTCTGCAGCAACAAGTCGCCGCTTTCGACCTCAAACCGCAACGCGATTCGGACTACGAATTCGGCGGACATCTTCCGGTCGGTTCCGGCGAGCTTGGCCTGCGCGTCATGTGGAAAAACGCGACGGATCTCATCGACGACACGCAAGTGGGCGTCACGCTGCTCCACCAGGATATCAACTATCAGCTCGGGCGCATCGCGACGCAATCGGCGTACTATCAAGCGCCCCTCAGCCGGCAAGGCCGGCTCTACTTCTCCCTGAACCACACGTACTCTGTCAACAAAGGCTGCGAGACCCAACTGCTCGCGCCGTGTTTTGGTTCGCCGACCGATTGGACGCCTGCGGACCACGAACAACGATGGGGCGCGACGAGCGGCGCAGTTCTCAACAACGATCGCGGCGGCTGGCTGTCGCTCGACGGCGAATACGGCAGCGGGCTCTCTTCGGCCGCGTGTCCTCCCGGCACACCCGGTTTTTGCAAGTACTCACCACACATCACGTTTGACGCCGAAAAAGGCATCGCGCTGAATTCGGACGTGAAACTGACCTTGCGCGTGCGAAACGTGCTGAATCACGAATACCTCATCACGTATCTCAACGCACAAGGGAATCATTACTACACAGGCAGGTCGTTCGACGCCGGCCTCGAGTTCGGAGGACATTGA